In Streptomyces sp. NBC_00683, the DNA window ACGGGGGCCGAGCTGCTGGTCGACGGGGTGGCCGTGCGCCCGGGGCACCCCATGCTCCTTGCCCGGCAGGCCGACGGCGGCCCCTATGTGGTGGGGCTGCCCGGCAACCCGCTCGCCGCCGTGTCCGGACTGCTCACCCTGGCCGAGCCCCTGCTCCGGGGGATCGCCGGACGAGCCGCTCAGGATCCGTACCGGGCGACAGTGCGGGGCGAGGTGCACGGGCATCCGCACGACACCCGGCTCGTCCCGGTGGTCCATCGTGCGGACAGCGCGGGCGGCACGGATCACGTCGTTCCCCTGCATTACAACGGACCTGCGATGTTGCGTGGGATCGCCGCTGCTGACGGACTGGCCGTTGTGCCGCCCGGCGGGGTACGGTCCGGCACCGAGGTGGAGATCCTCGATCTACCGTGGGCCTCGGCGACGCCGTGGACGGAAGGGTGTTTCACGTGAAACTTCCGGGCCAGGACGCGATGGCCAGGCGCGCGGACGAGCATGTCGTCCCCACTCGGGTGCTCCTGCCCCGACGGGTCGTCGACAGGCCGCTGCGCCAGGTCGCCAAACGGCTGGCGATGGCTCTGACGGTGCTGGCCACCACGGTCTTCATCGTCTGGATCGACCAGGACGGGTACCACGACAACGCCGACGGGAACGTCGATCTCCTCGACGCCGTCTACTACGCGACGGTGACACTGTCGACGACCGGATACGGCGATATCGTCCCGTACAGCGAGACGGCCCGGCTGGTCAATGTGCTGCTGGTGACGCCGTTGCGCGTGCTCTTCCTGATCATCCTGGTCGGCACCACCCTCGAGGTCCTGACGGAACGGACCCGGGAGGACTTCCGGCTGAACCGTTGGAGAACCAACTTGCGTGAACACACAGTTGTCGTCGGCTTCGGTACCAAGGGCCGTTCGGCAATCCAGACGCTCTGCGCCACGGGTCTCAAGAAGGACCAGATCGTCATCGTCGACCCGGCCGGCAAGGTGATCGAAGCGGCCAATGCCGAAGGCTTCGTCGGAGTGCTGGGCGATGCGACACGCAGCGATGTACTGCTGCGGGCAGAGGTCCAGAAAGCGCGTCAGATCATCATCGCCACCCAGCGCGACGACACGGCCGTACTGGTCGCGCTGACCGCGCGTCAGCTCAACCGGGGTGCGAAGATCGTCGCCGCCGTGCGCGAGGAGGAGAACGCGCCTCTGCTGCGCCAGTCCGGCGCCGACGCCGTGATCACCAGCGCGAGCGCGGCCGGCCGTCTGCTGGGACTCTCCGTGCTCAGCCCCAGTGCGGGCACGGTGATGGAGGACCTCATTCAGCAGGGCAGTGGTCTCGATCTCGTCGAACGGCCGGTGATAAAGGCCGAGGTGGGCAAGAGCGTCCGGGAGACCGAGGACCTCGTGGTGAGTGTGCTGCGCGGCCACAGGCTGCTCGGGTACGACGATCCGGCGGCCAGCCCCCTGCAGTTGACGGACCGGGTGATCACGATCGTGCGCGCCACCCCCCTTCATGTCCCGCCCATGAATCAACCGCCGCAGTCCAACCAGCGTTCCTAGGGCCTCTCCCCCGGGACCGTGCCGTGTGCGTGTGCCGCGTTCGCCGGGCGGAGCGGAGTAGCCTCGCGGCCATGCATGCGATCACGATCCCCGAACCCGGTGGCCCCGAGGCGCTCGTATGGGCCGAGGTCCCCGATCCCGTACCCGGCGAGGGAGAGGTCCTCGTCGAGGTCGTTTCCAGCGCCGTCAACCGGGCCGACGTCCTGCAGCGGCAGGGCTTCTACAACCCTCCGCCCGGTGCTTCTCCCTACCCCGGCCTGGAGTGCGCGGGCCGCGTAGCCGCCCTCGGGCCGGGTGTGACCGGTTGGTCGGTGGGTGACGAAGTGTGCGGGCTGCTGGCGGGCGGTGGCTACGCGGAGAAGGTCGCCGTGCCGACCGGGCAGCTGTTGCCCGTGCCCGAGGGCGTGGACCTGGTGACGGCCGCCGCGCTGCCCGAGGTGACGGCCACGGTCTGGTCCAACGTCTTCATGGTCGCCCATCTCCGCCCCGGCGAGACGCTGCTGGTCCACGGCGGGTCCAGTGGGATCGGCACGATGGCGATCCAGCTCGCGAAGGCCGTCGGCGCGCGCGTCGCGGTGACCGCGGGCGGGGCGGAGAAGCTGGCACGCTGTCAGGAACTCGGCGCCGACATCCTCATCGACTACCGCGAGCAGGATTTCGTCGAGGAGCTGCGCAAGGCGACGGACGGTACGGGTGCCGACGTCATCCTCGACATCGTCGGGGCCAAGTACCTGGACCGGAACGTGCGGGCCCTGGCCGTCAACGGCAGGCTGGCGATCATCGGCCTCCAGGGCGGCGTCAAGGGTGAACTGAACCTCGGCGCCCTGCTGAGCAAGCGCGCTGCCGTCACGGCCACCTCTCTGCGCGGCCGTCCGCTCGCGGAGAAGACCGCGATCGTCGCAGCCGTACGGGAACATGTCTGGCCGCTGATCGGCCAGGGTGTCGTCCGGCCGGTCGTGGACCGCACGGTGCCGATGGCGGACGCCGCGGAGGCCCACCGGGTGCTGGAGTCGAGCGCGCACATCGGCAAGGTTCTCCTGCTCGCACCGGGCGCCTGACACCGGCGTACGGCCTGGCAACGAGCACCTGGCACGGAACGCCGAACACCTGGCACGGAACGCCGAACACCGAGCACCTGGCACGGAACGCCGAACACCGAGGCGCCGCCCACGCGCAGGGGCCCGGCACACACCACGTGTGCCGGGCCCCTGCGCGTTATGCGCTCGGCGACCTGAGGTCGGGATGACGAAGGCAGGGCCTACAGATACGGGCCGGATCGGGCCGGGCCGTGCGGGTCCGTGCCGCCTTCCTCGTCCTCGTGGCCCACGCCCGGAGGCAGGGCGCGTCGCATCTGCTCCAGCTGCGCACGGGCCGCCATCTGCTGGGCGAACAGGGCCGTCTGGATGCCGTGGAACAGGCCCTCCAGCCAGCCCACCAACTGGGCCTGCGCAATCCTCAGCTCGGCCTCGGACGGGACCGACTCCTCGGTGAACGGCAGCGAGAGCCGTTCCAGCTCCTCCACCAGCTCCGGCGCGAGCCCGTCCTCGAGCTCCTTCACCGAACTCGCGTGGATCTCCTTGAGCCTGACCCGGCTCGCCTCGTCGAGAGGAGCCGCCCTGACCTCCTCAAGGAGCTGCTTGATCATGCTGCCGATGCGCATGACCTTCGCGGGCTGTTCGACCATCTCCGTCACCGGGACCTCGCGCGACTCGTCGTCACTGCCACCGCCGCCGATAGCCATTCCGTCCTGTCCCACCACAAGGACTTGAGGGTGCTCCTGCGACCGGTCATTCCTCGGCATCTCCATGCCGCCATTGTCTCGTATACCTGCTCCACATCACGGTGGTGCCCCCGGGAAGGGATGATCCACCCTTTCCGGGGGCACCGGAACAGCCGGTCAGCGGGCGTTCACCCCGCGCGGCGGGCCAGTTTCAGCCGCGACCCGGCGAACGCGGCGGCGAGCAGCCCGGCCAGGACGGGCACGACCAGGGCCAGCAGCCCGATGGTCTCCCACGGCAGCACGATCGGCGTGTACGCGGAGTCCATGGGCTCCTTGCGCATGGCCGCCATCGCCTCGCGCAGGTCGATCAGGCGCAGCGACACCGCGGGCACGATGCCGGCCACCGTGCCGAGCAGTACACCGGTGAGCGCTACCACCAGGCACTGGAAGCCGGAGAGGGAACGCCGTACGCCCGGGGGCGCGCCCACCGCGCTGAGCGTGGTGAGGTCGGCCTCCGCGTCGGCCTTGGCGAGGCCGGTCGTGATGGCGGCCGCGCCCAGGGTCACCACGCCCGCGAAGAGGGCGAGGATCAGCAGGATCACATCCTCGTCCCGGGATTCCGCCCCCTGCTCCGTCTGGAGGAAGGCGGCGTCCCCGGCCTGTGCGAACGCTGCCTGCAGCGCCTGCTGCTCGGCGTCCGTGGGGGTGTGCGTGACGGTGTAGATGCTGCCGTAGTCCTGGGTGTGCAGTCCGAGCCGGTCCGCGGTCTTCTTCGGCAGGATCATGCGGATCCCGGGAGTGGCGGCGTACTTCCCGGGCGCGACGTACACCTTGATCCGGTCCGTGGTGGTCCTGGCCGTGCCCGGGTGCAGCTTCCGGTTCTCGGTGTCGCGCTCGTTGTACGTGTGGACGGACTTCAGGGTGACCTGGCCGTTCTCCGCGTACGCCGGGTTGAGCAGTACCGGGGTGCCGTCCGCCAGGGCCCTGGCGGCCTCGGGGTCGTCGAGTTTCACGTACGAGGTCAGTACGGAAGCGTCTCCCACGACGATCTTGGCGATGCCCGAATCGAACGAGTACGCCTGGATGTACTCGTCGACGCAGGCGGGGGAGCCCATCAGCTTCTTGTGGGCACCGGCCGAGAGCCCTTCGGCAAGTTTCCTGGCTCCCGGTCCCTGAAGCGGGCAGCTGTGGCCCTTGCCGGTCGGCTTGACCATCTCGAGTGTGCCGCAGCCGTCCTCCTCCTCGTAGTAGACGGAGCAGTCCGAGCCCGCCCAGACACGTCCGAAGTCGGCACGGCCGCCGCTGACGGCAAGGTTCCGCTCGACGGCGGCACGGGCCAGGGGGAGCTGATCGCCCTCCGTCGGCTGGGAGCCCACGAGCGCCGCTGTGCCGGGCGTGA includes these proteins:
- a CDS encoding bacterial proteasome activator family protein, whose protein sequence is MEMPRNDRSQEHPQVLVVGQDGMAIGGGGSDDESREVPVTEMVEQPAKVMRIGSMIKQLLEEVRAAPLDEASRVRLKEIHASSVKELEDGLAPELVEELERLSLPFTEESVPSEAELRIAQAQLVGWLEGLFHGIQTALFAQQMAARAQLEQMRRALPPGVGHEDEEGGTDPHGPARSGPYL
- a CDS encoding potassium channel family protein yields the protein MGLGDAVDGRVFHVKLPGQDAMARRADEHVVPTRVLLPRRVVDRPLRQVAKRLAMALTVLATTVFIVWIDQDGYHDNADGNVDLLDAVYYATVTLSTTGYGDIVPYSETARLVNVLLVTPLRVLFLIILVGTTLEVLTERTREDFRLNRWRTNLREHTVVVGFGTKGRSAIQTLCATGLKKDQIVIVDPAGKVIEAANAEGFVGVLGDATRSDVLLRAEVQKARQIIIATQRDDTAVLVALTARQLNRGAKIVAAVREEENAPLLRQSGADAVITSASAAGRLLGLSVLSPSAGTVMEDLIQQGSGLDLVERPVIKAEVGKSVRETEDLVVSVLRGHRLLGYDDPAASPLQLTDRVITIVRATPLHVPPMNQPPQSNQRS
- a CDS encoding NAD(P)H-quinone oxidoreductase, with product MHAITIPEPGGPEALVWAEVPDPVPGEGEVLVEVVSSAVNRADVLQRQGFYNPPPGASPYPGLECAGRVAALGPGVTGWSVGDEVCGLLAGGGYAEKVAVPTGQLLPVPEGVDLVTAAALPEVTATVWSNVFMVAHLRPGETLLVHGGSSGIGTMAIQLAKAVGARVAVTAGGAEKLARCQELGADILIDYREQDFVEELRKATDGTGADVILDIVGAKYLDRNVRALAVNGRLAIIGLQGGVKGELNLGALLSKRAAVTATSLRGRPLAEKTAIVAAVREHVWPLIGQGVVRPVVDRTVPMADAAEAHRVLESSAHIGKVLLLAPGA